In the Vanessa cardui chromosome 10, ilVanCard2.1, whole genome shotgun sequence genome, one interval contains:
- the LOC124532959 gene encoding putative odorant receptor 85e, translating to MKKIILKSKESVSINSERVQNYTHFLEITLKTVGCWDWFEKPRKECEIFVNNIYLSIVLFVLINLLLSLLVNLYIEWIDIMSSLDKMADGLPLIASVLIVSYFATNKDDLYDLVGFMNNNFKWRSARGLTNMTMEKSYRTAKNFAFFYTACTLFSVTMYVFMPVVLHLWTNQSLQPWIYTEVTRTPLIILIFLRQCLAQAFVALALGQLGVFFACNAILLCGQLDLLCCCLRNVRYTAILEGGVHHSALLRQYSAIEDDEKHNYLYNTTEMVDSKYHYDKKVRPSNIGMKTVFDIYSSEYDDATNDALRECARICQVINEYKDRFEKFVSPLLVLRVVQVTLYLCTLLYAATLKFDMITVEYLGAVALDIYIYCYFGNQIILQADRVTTAAYQSAWPTMGVKPRRLLLNILLSNLKPVIVRAGRFLPMNLHTFVVIIKTSFSYYTLLVNVNEK from the exons atgaagaaaataatactaaaatctAAGGAGTCGGTTTCCATTAACTCTGAAAGAGTTCAAAATTACACGCATTTTTTGGAGATAACTCTGAAAACGGTCGGCTGCTGGGATTGGTTTGAAAAGCCACGTAAAGAATGCGAGATATtcgtcaataatatatatttgagcattgttttatttgtacttaTCAATCTTTTACTGTCGTTACTCGTGAATTTGTATATTGAATGGATTGATATAATGTCGAGCTTAGACAAAATGGCGGACGGTTTACCGTTAATAGCATCTGTTCTCATCGTTTCGTATTTCGCGACAAACAAAGATGATTTGTACGATTTGGTTGGGTTTATGAACAATAATTTCAAATGGCGTTCAGCTCGAGGGTTAACGAATATGACAATGGAGAAAAGTTATAGGACGGCGAAAAATTTTGCCTTCTTTTATACAGCTTGCACTTTGTTCAGTGTTACCATGTATGTGTTCATGCCAGTTGTGCTTCATC TTTGGACAAATCAATCCTTACAACCTTGGATATATACAGAAGTCACTCGAACACCCTTAATCATTTTGATTTTCTTGCGCCAATGTCTGGCACAGGCTTTTGTGGCGCTTGCTTTGGGGCAACTCG GAGTTTTTTTCGCTTGCAACGCTATCTTGTTGTGTGGTCAGTTAGACTTATTATGCTGTTGTCTTCGTAATGTGCGGTACACTGCCATCCTCGAAGGAGGGGTCCACCACAGCGCGTTATTGAGACAATACAGCGCTATAGAAGATGACGAAAAACACAACTACTTGTACAACACGACCGAAATGGTCGATTCAAAATATCATTACGATAAGAAAGTG AGACCCAGCAACATTGGAATGAAAACAGTATTTG atatatacagtTCTGAATACGACGACGCAACTAACGATGCGCTCAGAGAGTGCGCGCGGATCTGTCAAGTGATCAACGAATACAAGGACCGATTCGAAAAGTTCGTGTCGCCGTTACTCGTGTTGCGGGTTGTACAGGTCACACTGTACTTGTGCACCTTACTGTATGCTGCTACTTta AAATTTGACATGATCACCGTTGAGTATTTGGGAGCGGTCGCTTtggacatttatatatattgttatttcgGTAACCAAATCATTTTACAG GCCGATCGTGTGACAACGGCTGCTTACCAGAGCGCGTGGCCGACCATGGGCGTGAAGCCCCGTCGCCTCTTACTCAACATATTGTTGTCGAACTTGAAGCCCGTGATTGTGCGAGCTGGTAGATTCTTACCTATGAACCTGCATACTTTCGTCGtg ATAATAAAGACTTCATTCTCGTATTACACGCTACTAGTAAATGTTAACGAGAAGTAA